The following proteins come from a genomic window of Anticarsia gemmatalis isolate Benzon Research Colony breed Stoneville strain chromosome 25, ilAntGemm2 primary, whole genome shotgun sequence:
- the LOC142984001 gene encoding uncharacterized protein LOC142984001, which yields MDKRSDSVEDEKSHYPSPADFDVYLPWASIQLQIPYTIVITRVEQDEYISPSFSERGKGRKATSKPKEEIIDQDSDMARSGSNSGRTVDAPKPDHVYIYTIYDSNDALVQLKFLNNLLIPREVMKLMSLILPFQKRLTSVYINSGLLKDSLYELCKGVNQSTITEMILDNSVIPEANYYLFLDHQSPLKYLSLARCQVNDEVVKTLSIRLVPPFSASETLSILNLTSNRITDVGAQYLGEVLRVNRKLSYLNLAGNMITDVGAESILDSLGKFVLKDEEVAQSKARYMSYLRLKNEMVNKALLELRTGDFDRRSAKRKSIKPVAVTQKKSKGLEKEVSVNLPSMYNSMDVAWIDKAEAAVEAQLGTFQDAFRLENISTKNGTVYCLGNNALCYLNLAYNSLSYFSVKKLYNIVSLQERMHRKPKGLVNVCIEGNNIPVCCRELTEIDLIIDTGLTTSRKLSTISKKKMTAKMK from the exons CTGCCTTGGGCCAGCATTCAGTTGCAGATTCCTTATACCATTGTCATCACAAGGGTGGAACAAG atgAATACATATCACCCAGCTTCAGTGAACGTGGAAAAGGTCGTAAAGCTACAAGCAAACCCAAAGAAGAGATAATAGACCAAGATTCAGACATGGCCCGTAGTGGCAGCAATTCAGGGCGAACTGTCGACGCACCAAAACCTGACCATGTCTATATTTACACCATATATGACTCCAATGATGCCCTGGTCCAACTCAAGTTCTTGAACAACCTCCTCATACCGCGGGAAGTCATGAAACTGATGTCTTTGATACTGCCTTTTCAAAAACGTCTGACCTCAGTCTACATCAACAGTGGTCTGCTAAAAGATTCCCTATACGAGCTTTGCAAAGGAGTGAATCAGTCTACAATCACTGAGATGATTCTAGACAACTCTGTAATACCTGAAgctaattattacttgtttttagATCACCAGTCTCCTTTAAAATACCTTTCTCTTGCCAGATGTCAAGTAAACGACGAAGTAGTAAAGACACTTTCCATAAGACTAGTTCCTCCATTTTCCGCATCAGAAACTCTAAGCATACTAAATTTAACTTCAAACAGAATTACAGATGTTGGTGCTCAATACTTAGGTGAAGTTTTAAGAGTGAATAGAAAGCTTTCTTACTTAAACTTAGCTGGTAATATGATCACTGATGTCGGTGCAGAAAGTATTCTGGACAGTCTTGGAAAATTCGTTCTAAAAGACGAAGAGGTAGCTCAATCTAAAGCTAGATATATGTCTTATTTGAGACTAAAGAACGAAATGGTGAACAAAGCATTGTTAGAGCTAAGAACCGGTGATTTCGACAGGCGGTCTGCTAAAAGAAAATCTATAAAACCTGTGGCAGTAACGCAAAAGAAATCAAAAGGTCTTGAGAAAGAGGTGTCAGTGAATCTACCAAGTATGTATAATTCTATGGATGTAGCTTGGATAGATAAGGCAGAGGCTGCCGTTGAAGCTCAGTTAGGAACTTTTCAAGATGCATTCAGATTGGAGAATATTTCTACAAAGAACGGTACAGTTTATTGCCTTGGTAACAATGCGCTATGCTACTTGAACCTCGCTTATAACAGTCTGTCATATTTCAGTGTGAAAAAGCTATACAATATTGTGAGTTTACAGGAAAGGATGCATAGAAAGCCTAAAGGTTTAGTCAACGTGTGTATTGAAGGTAACAATATACCAGTTTGTTGTAGGGAGTTGACAGAGATTGACCTGATCATAGACACTGGGTTAACGACCTCTAGGAAACTGTCTACTATAAGCAAGAAGAAAATGACTGCGAAAATGAAGTAA